The Patescibacteria group bacterium genome window below encodes:
- a CDS encoding ice-binding family protein, with protein MVGEDFSRFSAIVLTTVFAFGLARINAVSAATAVDLGSADNFVVLGGSTVTNTGSSVLNGDLGLSPGTSVTGFPPGTLNGTSHVADATAVQAKVDLVTAYTNAAGQTPVSTVATELGGTTKTSGVYNSASGTFGITGTLTLDAQGDPNAVFIFKTASTLITAGASTVSLINSAQACNVFWQVGSSATLGATSTFKGNILALTSATLTTRANVEGRVLARNGAVTLDTNTITRATCAPVPATLRVIKTVTNDNGGTAVRSDFNLHVMTGGADVADSPAPGVASPGTAYTLTAGTYAVSEDVNTSYTQSFTGDCDASGNITLAAGEDKTCRIINNDIPATLHVIKRVVNNDGGTAVRSDFNLYVKNGGVDVSGSPAPGAASPGTAYTLDAGAYVVSEDAFFGYNATFSGDCDATGHVTLSLADDQTCTITNNDMAAVVVPTATINVVKTVVNDNGGTKTVGDFPLFVGTTSVISGETNTFSAPATYTVSETDDPNYTQTISGDCNSNGQMALNPGDNLFCIITNNDIAAVVVPPNVVPPIIDVVKVPNLLSLPDGPGKVEYTYTLTNIGTLPVTDITLVGDTCSPIVLISGDANADAKLDLNETWTFTCTTTLQETHTNTVVATGWANGISATDIASATVVVGVPVVPPLIHVTKIPDPLALSVDGGLVTYTETITNPGTVPLSHVTLSDDKCSPLTFVSGDINDDSKLDPTESWVYTCQTNLTETTTNTAVATGEANGLIARDFAIITVVVATALPSPTDTVVFVPGLPDTGVEPEQ; from the coding sequence ATGGTAGGTGAAGATTTTAGTAGATTTTCAGCTATCGTTTTAACTACTGTATTTGCATTTGGTCTAGCTAGAATTAATGCAGTTAGTGCGGCTACGGCCGTGGATCTTGGCTCAGCGGATAATTTTGTCGTGTTAGGCGGCTCAACCGTCACTAACACGGGGTCGAGTGTATTAAATGGCGATCTCGGTCTTAGCCCCGGTACGTCTGTTACTGGTTTTCCACCAGGAACGTTGAATGGAACGTCCCATGTAGCCGATGCTACTGCTGTGCAGGCTAAAGTTGATCTGGTAACAGCCTATACAAACGCCGCCGGACAAACACCAGTTTCTACAGTCGCAACTGAGCTTGGGGGAACGACTAAAACTTCAGGGGTTTATAACTCTGCCTCAGGCACCTTTGGAATCACAGGAACCCTGACGCTGGACGCCCAGGGTGACCCTAATGCGGTTTTTATCTTTAAAACCGCTTCCACTCTGATTACAGCAGGAGCAAGTACGGTAAGTCTTATTAATAGTGCTCAGGCGTGTAACGTTTTTTGGCAAGTCGGCAGTTCCGCTACACTCGGTGCCACCTCCACCTTTAAAGGTAATATTCTGGCCTTAACCTCAGCTACTCTTACCACCAGAGCTAATGTCGAAGGTCGCGTTTTAGCCAGAAATGGTGCCGTTACTTTAGATACTAATACCATTACGCGTGCCACATGTGCTCCCGTTCCCGCAACTCTGCGTGTGATAAAAACGGTTACCAATGACAATGGCGGTACGGCTGTGCGGTCTGACTTTAATCTGCACGTGATGACGGGTGGTGCAGACGTCGCCGACAGTCCGGCACCTGGTGTTGCATCCCCTGGCACAGCTTATACCCTAACTGCAGGAACCTATGCGGTCAGTGAAGATGTAAATACCTCCTATACACAAAGTTTCACAGGGGATTGTGATGCGAGCGGTAACATTACGCTGGCGGCGGGTGAGGACAAGACTTGCAGGATTATTAACAATGATATTCCAGCCACTTTACACGTCATTAAACGTGTTGTGAACAATGATGGTGGAACGGCTGTGCGATCTGATTTTAATTTGTATGTGAAGAATGGAGGCGTGGATGTGTCAGGAAGCCCGGCACCTGGAGCGGCATCGCCTGGAACTGCATATACCTTAGATGCCGGTGCATATGTTGTGAGTGAGGATGCATTTTTTGGATATAATGCAACGTTTAGTGGGGATTGTGATGCAACGGGCCACGTGACACTTTCCTTGGCTGATGACCAGACCTGCACCATCACGAATAATGATATGGCAGCTGTTGTAGTGCCGACTGCGACAATCAATGTCGTCAAAACGGTTGTGAATGATAATGGTGGGACTAAGACTGTGGGTGATTTTCCATTGTTTGTGGGTACTACTAGCGTCATTTCTGGCGAAACCAACACGTTTTCCGCACCGGCAACATATACGGTGTCTGAAACCGATGACCCTAATTATACGCAGACAATATCAGGCGATTGTAATAGTAATGGTCAGATGGCTCTCAATCCGGGCGACAACTTGTTCTGTATTATCACGAATAATGACATAGCCGCTGTGGTGGTTCCACCTAATGTTGTACCGCCTATCATTGATGTAGTGAAGGTGCCGAATCTACTGTCTTTGCCAGATGGTCCAGGGAAAGTGGAATACACCTACACATTAACTAATATTGGGACTCTGCCGGTAACTGATATTACATTGGTTGGTGATACTTGTAGCCCCATTGTACTTATATCTGGTGATGCTAATGCTGACGCGAAACTCGATCTGAATGAAACATGGACATTTACCTGTACCACTACGCTTCAGGAAACGCATACCAACACGGTTGTTGCGACTGGTTGGGCCAACGGTATCAGCGCCACGGATATTGCCAGTGCCACGGTGGTGGTTGGTGTTCCAGTTGTGCCGCCGTTGATCCACGTCACAAAAATTCCAGATCCGCTGGCGTTGTCAGTTGATGGGGGGCTGGTCACTTATACGGAAACAATCACTAACCCAGGAACTGTCCCATTGAGTCATGTGACGCTTTCGGATGATAAATGTAGTCCGTTAACATTTGTGTCGGGCGACATCAATGACGATTCTAAACTTGATCCGACCGAATCATGGGTGTACACCTGTCAGACAAATCTTACGGAAACTACCACAAATACGGCCGTCGCGACAGGTGAGGCCAACGGTTTGATCGCGCGCGACTTTGCTATTATTACGGTCGTTGTGGCTACAGCATTACCATCACCTACAGACACAGTTGTATTTGTACCTGGATTACCTGATACAGGCGTCGAGCCTGAGCAGTGA
- a CDS encoding response regulator, with translation MSSDLRIVLIEDEPSLVSLYSFGLHKIGQVLAASTKQDAFELFERLLAENKKPSVVLLDLILPGARTEAVKFRDRAGFEILQWLRQNKWYELVPVIIMTNLDNNEDRQMAETLGANGYIVKSNVVPKQIVEEINALV, from the coding sequence ATGTCAAGCGATTTAAGGATTGTCCTGATTGAAGATGAACCATCGCTCGTATCATTATACAGCTTTGGTCTACATAAAATTGGTCAGGTGTTAGCAGCTAGCACCAAACAGGATGCTTTCGAGTTATTTGAGCGGTTACTGGCCGAAAATAAAAAGCCGTCCGTAGTGTTGCTCGATCTAATTTTGCCTGGAGCGCGCACAGAAGCTGTAAAATTTAGGGATCGAGCCGGGTTCGAAATTTTGCAATGGTTACGGCAGAATAAATGGTATGAGTTGGTGCCGGTTATTATCATGACTAATTTGGATAATAATGAAGATCGGCAAATGGCCGAAACTTTGGGAGCCAATGGTTACATCGTAAAATCAAACGTGGTGCCAAAACAAATTGTTGAGGAAATTAACGCTTTAGTTTGA
- a CDS encoding endonuclease domain-containing protein, protein MLIQGYHPHKLSYDRKLRSIAEQFRDNATEAEQLLWKSLKGKRLGYKFRRQHPLHGFIVDFYCYELMLVIELDGPIHQDQKERDSLRDITLSHHGFKTLRFSNEIVLTELHSVIKKIFDHTSSTSPFPA, encoded by the coding sequence ATGTTAATACAGGGTTATCATCCACATAAACTTAGCTATGATCGCAAACTACGATCAATCGCTGAACAATTTAGAGATAATGCCACTGAGGCTGAACAACTCTTATGGAAAAGTTTAAAAGGTAAACGTTTAGGCTATAAGTTTCGCCGACAACATCCTTTACATGGATTTATTGTTGATTTTTATTGTTATGAATTAATGTTGGTAATTGAACTAGACGGTCCAATTCATCAAGATCAAAAAGAACGCGATTCTTTAAGAGATATAACCTTATCCCATCATGGCTTCAAAACATTGCGCTTCAGTAACGAAATAGTACTAACTGAATTACATTCAGTTATAAAAAAGATTTTCGATCACACTTCTTCCACCTCCCCCTTTCCTGCATAG
- a CDS encoding ice-binding family protein: MAILVLARVSVTGFPPGTLNGTEYVADATAVQAQVDLVTAYTNAAGQTPVSTVPTELGGTTLTAGIYDSSAGTFGVTGTLTLDAEGDPDAVFIFQTDSTLITAGASNVSLLNGAQACNVFWKVGSSATLGTDSTFKGNILALTSATLTTGADVEGRVLARNGAVTLDTNTITKAVCVAPPELPTPPTTPAVPPLINVTKVPDPLALPDGAGAVIYTYTVTNVGTVAMSNIAVTDDKCDTVEYVSGDTNSDDMLDLDEAWLYSCTRTVSKTVTNTVTATGEANGYTAIDTANATVVVGVALPPPLITLVKTPDSTTIPESGDVTYTYTVTNPGTVALTDVSVVDDKCSPVTYVSGDDNDSGTLNVLETWIYTCTTNLTDTTTNTGTAQGSANGITIIDYSVVTVVNLPVEEDTTPIETPVEDTTEDTTEDTSTPVDTTTDTTTTVPGLPDTGVAPYDQNIFWIISESVSKVIIFLFE; this comes from the coding sequence ACCGGGAACGTTGAATGGAACAGAATATGTAGCTGATGCTACTGCTGTGCAGGCTCAAGTTGATCTGGTAACAGCCTATACTAACGCCGCCGGACAAACTCCCGTTTCCACAGTCCCAACTGAGCTGGGTGGCACAACCTTAACGGCTGGTATTTACGATTCATCAGCTGGTACTTTTGGTGTAACCGGAACATTAACTCTTGATGCCGAAGGTGATCCTGATGCCGTGTTTATTTTTCAAACTGATTCAACCTTGATAACAGCTGGAGCCAGTAACGTTAGTCTATTAAACGGTGCACAGGCGTGTAATGTTTTTTGGAAAGTCGGCAGTTCGGCCACACTTGGAACTGATTCCACCTTTAAAGGTAATATTTTAGCCTTAACTTCAGCTACTCTTACTACTGGAGCTGATGTTGAAGGTCGCGTATTGGCTAGAAATGGGGCTGTTACTTTGGATACTAATACTATTACCAAAGCAGTTTGTGTCGCTCCACCTGAGTTGCCCACACCTCCAACAACTCCAGCCGTGCCGCCACTAATTAACGTGACAAAGGTTCCTGATCCACTGGCGTTACCTGATGGAGCTGGTGCAGTGATATACACTTATACTGTGACCAACGTTGGTACAGTGGCAATGAGCAATATTGCAGTTACAGATGATAAGTGTGACACTGTAGAATATGTCTCAGGTGATACCAACAGTGACGACATGCTTGACCTCGATGAAGCTTGGCTTTATAGCTGTACCAGAACAGTCTCAAAAACCGTTACTAATACTGTCACTGCTACCGGCGAAGCTAATGGTTATACTGCAATTGATACGGCTAACGCCACAGTGGTTGTTGGTGTCGCTTTACCCCCACCTCTGATCACTTTAGTTAAAACACCAGACTCCACAACTATTCCAGAGAGTGGCGATGTGACCTATACTTACACTGTCACTAATCCAGGCACAGTGGCCTTAACTGACGTTAGTGTGGTTGATGATAAATGCAGCCCGGTTACTTATGTGTCTGGTGATGACAATGATAGTGGTACTTTGAATGTGTTAGAAACATGGATTTATACCTGTACCACGAATTTAACAGACACAACTACCAACACCGGTACTGCCCAAGGTAGTGCCAATGGAATAACTATTATCGATTATTCTGTCGTGACAGTTGTTAATCTTCCAGTCGAGGAGGATACAACTCCGATTGAGACTCCTGTTGAAGATACAACAGAAGATACAACGGAAGATACTTCTACTCCGGTTGATACCACAACCGACACTACTACAACCGTTCCTGGATTACCAGACACCGGCGTTGCTCCCTATGACCAGAATATTTTTTGGATCATTTCGGAGAGTGTTTCTAAAGTTATTATATTCTTATTTGAATAA
- a CDS encoding class F sortase, whose amino-acid sequence MHKKILNPVNIILTLAALAVVLFGLLVWRNVFTPHVVVNEKSEPEIVINNETPDVSAIGLPQRLKIPSIAVDAAVEAVGLTDDGSMAVPQDPLNGGWYELGPRPGETGSAVIAGHVDWYNGATGVFEDLNKLKTGDKITLEDSTGQLVSFIVRDSRTYDAEADATDVFTSNDNKAHLNLITCSGTWDKNAKQYATRLVVFADKD is encoded by the coding sequence ATGCATAAAAAAATACTTAATCCAGTCAATATAATACTAACCTTAGCCGCTCTAGCAGTTGTGCTGTTTGGTCTGTTAGTTTGGAGAAATGTTTTTACTCCTCATGTGGTAGTGAATGAAAAAAGTGAACCTGAAATCGTAATTAATAATGAAACGCCAGACGTTTCTGCAATTGGCTTACCGCAACGTCTTAAAATCCCGAGTATTGCAGTTGATGCTGCGGTTGAAGCAGTGGGTTTAACTGATGATGGCTCAATGGCCGTGCCGCAAGACCCGTTAAACGGTGGCTGGTATGAATTAGGGCCTCGCCCGGGAGAAACAGGCAGTGCCGTTATCGCCGGACATGTTGATTGGTACAACGGTGCCACTGGAGTATTTGAAGATTTAAATAAATTAAAAACCGGCGATAAAATTACCCTGGAGGATAGTACCGGACAGTTAGTTAGTTTTATTGTGCGTGATAGCCGAACGTATGATGCTGAAGCTGATGCGACGGATGTTTTTACCTCAAACGATAACAAGGCACATCTCAATCTGATTACCTGTTCCGGTACCTGGGACAAGAATGCTAAACAATATGCCACGCGGCTAGTGGTGTTTGCTGATAAAGACTAG
- a CDS encoding ATP-binding cassette domain-containing protein gives MIEFKKVTKIYSDNTYAARDLSLLVRSGEFISIVGQSGTGKTTLAKMVIAEEHPTRGRVVIGGWDITDIKSHDIPVLRRQVGVVFQDYKLLPKRTVYENITFALEVCGVEQSKINTIVPQVLKVVGLENKRDKFPHQLSGGQQQRVAIGRALVHRPKVLVADEPTGSLDTINAQEVIDLLLKINTLGTTIMLVTHNKDIVDRLRRRVVTIDDGVIVSDQEAGKYTL, from the coding sequence ATGATCGAATTCAAAAAAGTAACCAAAATATATTCCGATAACACTTACGCCGCCCGTGATTTGTCTTTGTTAGTGCGCTCGGGTGAATTCATTTCAATTGTTGGCCAATCTGGCACTGGTAAAACGACTTTAGCTAAGATGGTAATTGCCGAGGAACATCCAACCCGGGGTAGAGTAGTGATCGGTGGTTGGGATATTACCGATATAAAATCCCATGACATTCCAGTCTTACGGCGGCAGGTTGGAGTAGTGTTTCAAGATTATAAATTATTACCCAAAAGAACGGTTTATGAAAACATCACGTTTGCTTTAGAAGTGTGTGGGGTAGAACAAAGTAAAATCAATACGATTGTGCCGCAAGTGTTAAAAGTGGTTGGTTTGGAGAATAAACGGGATAAATTTCCGCACCAATTATCCGGTGGTCAACAGCAACGTGTGGCCATTGGTCGAGCCCTAGTACACCGACCAAAAGTGCTAGTAGCCGATGAACCGACTGGCAGTTTAGATACCATTAATGCCCAAGAAGTGATAGATTTGTTATTAAAAATAAATACCTTAGGTACTACTATTATGTTAGTCACACATAATAAAGATATTGTGGATCGCTTACGGCGACGCGTAGTCACCATTGATGATGGCGTGATAGTATCCGATCAAGAAGCCGGTAAGTATACTTTATAA
- a CDS encoding septal ring lytic transglycosylase RlpA family protein: MKYYFLTGIVLLSVTLPTLAADLFSVETVLRRDALRSGYTLVNPTQTAWLGLPAASVSGAKKLRVKLSKVAHPEKYYGTSQPISDLYRYSFQSQDTFKLKQPVALQLSYPASYGGQTIVVKYYDSVVNRWRPVGKQSNVNNLLVQRGRLLKKHAIIALFEKNASGEVVEGLASWYDWTGAACNSFPMGSRIRTTNVATGAYVDSTIVSTGPFIPGRVVDLTRDDFSKIADLSAGVATVTVQLVP; this comes from the coding sequence ATGAAATATTATTTTCTAACGGGTATAGTTTTATTATCGGTCACATTACCCACTTTGGCGGCTGATCTTTTCAGTGTGGAGACTGTATTGCGGCGGGATGCTTTGCGGTCTGGTTATACACTAGTCAATCCAACGCAAACAGCTTGGCTCGGTTTGCCGGCGGCCAGTGTATCCGGTGCCAAAAAACTCCGGGTTAAATTAAGTAAAGTGGCTCATCCGGAAAAATATTATGGCACCTCCCAACCGATCTCTGATTTATATCGTTACAGCTTTCAAAGTCAAGATACTTTTAAATTAAAACAGCCCGTGGCACTGCAACTGTCTTATCCGGCCAGTTATGGTGGTCAGACAATAGTGGTTAAGTATTATGATTCAGTAGTAAACCGTTGGCGCCCCGTTGGTAAACAATCTAATGTTAATAATTTATTGGTGCAAAGAGGCAGATTACTTAAAAAACACGCTATTATTGCTTTGTTCGAAAAGAATGCCAGCGGAGAGGTTGTCGAGGGCTTGGCTAGTTGGTATGATTGGACAGGAGCGGCGTGTAACTCTTTCCCAATGGGTAGTCGGATTCGAACTACCAATGTGGCCACCGGTGCTTATGTCGATTCCACTATTGTTTCCACCGGACCATTTATTCCGGGGCGAGTAGTAGATTTAACCCGCGATGATTTTTCAAAAATAGCCGATTTGTCAGCTGGCGTTGCCACCGTGACAGTTCAATTAGTACCATGA
- a CDS encoding permease-like cell division protein FtsX, translated as MLVFITRTTKYATQHFWRNLWISSITILILSLTLFIVGLVSTLNLVADQAINAVEEKINIDFTFKASTDESDILKAKIYLESLPEVTNVRYISKAEALSSFTETHADDPDIQAALGELDENPLPATLSVQSNDLDNYQVISDAFSASEYNVLVDKKNFSDHQAAITKLSEITKRIYQGGLLISGIFVLISVIMLYNTIRVAIYSHREELGIMKLVGATNWFIRAPFLWEGVLYAVCACTLATVALAITVFSASPYVDSFFAGYNFSLNVFFLSNFWIIVLSQFLISLALALGSSMLSIGRYLKV; from the coding sequence ATGTTGGTTTTTATAACGCGCACGACTAAGTATGCCACTCAACATTTTTGGAGAAACCTCTGGATTTCCAGTATCACCATTCTGATTTTATCGTTAACCTTATTTATTGTTGGTTTAGTGAGCACGCTAAATTTAGTGGCCGACCAAGCGATTAATGCCGTTGAGGAAAAAATCAATATTGATTTCACGTTTAAAGCCAGTACGGATGAAAGCGATATATTAAAAGCTAAAATTTATTTAGAATCATTACCCGAAGTGACCAATGTGCGTTATATTTCCAAAGCGGAAGCCTTGTCTAGCTTTACTGAAACTCATGCCGATGATCCTGATATTCAAGCGGCCTTAGGTGAACTAGATGAGAACCCGTTACCAGCCACACTTAGTGTGCAATCTAATGACCTGGATAACTACCAAGTAATTAGTGATGCTTTTTCGGCATCCGAATATAATGTGTTAGTGGATAAGAAGAATTTTTCTGATCACCAAGCCGCCATTACGAAATTATCCGAAATTACCAAACGGATTTATCAAGGTGGTTTATTGATTAGTGGCATATTTGTGTTGATATCGGTAATTATGTTATATAACACCATTCGGGTAGCCATCTATTCTCACCGAGAAGAGTTGGGGATTATGAAGTTGGTCGGAGCCACTAATTGGTTTATTCGTGCCCCCTTCTTATGGGAAGGTGTTTTGTATGCCGTCTGTGCCTGTACCTTAGCCACTGTGGCCTTAGCCATCACCGTATTTTCCGCTTCACCTTATGTCGATAGTTTTTTTGCCGGCTATAATTTCAGCTTGAATGTATTTTTCTTGAGTAATTTCTGGATTATTGTTCTGAGCCAATTCTTAATATCATTAGCGCTGGCTTTGGGGAGTAGTATGCTTTCGATTGGGAGATACTTGAAGGTGTAG